One Bombilactobacillus folatiphilus genomic window, CCAAAATCAACAAATTATTGCTGAAGGGCAACGTTATCGTGAGTTTGTGCAGTTGGCTAAGGGCATGACAAGTGATGGTTGCATTAATGACGCCAATTTTGATGCGGGCGTCCAAGCGTTAAAGCAATTTCGGCAAGTGATTGATCAAAATCAGGTTGATCAAGTGATTGCGACAGCCACAGAAGCTATTCGACGAGCCAACAATCAAAAAGCATTTTTGGCAGCTGTCCAAGCTCAAGCACAAATCAAAATTCAAGTTTTGAGTGGTTATCAAGAAGCTTATTTTGATTCATTAGCCATCCAAAAGGCGTTTCCCACAGATGATTTTTTATTTTTGGATATGGGTGGCGGTAGCTTTGAATTAGGTGCAGTTATTAATCAGCGTCTGGTCAAGGCAGACAGCTGGTCTTATGGTGCGGTGACTTTGTATGACTTGTTGCGCCAGCCAGATTGTTTGTCACGGCATCAGCAACAACAGCTTCAAAAATTATTACAACCTTGCTGGTCTGAGTTTAAGGGTTTGACTGCCTCCAAATTGGTGGTCATTGGTGGTGTTCATCAAGTTTTGTTTGAAGTCATGCAGCTCAAAGCTAACTGTTGGCAACCGGCTCAAACGATTACACGTTGGGTTGAGCGAGTTCAGCATAATAATTTGGCTGCTAATTCAGCACTGGCGAATATGGAATTTGTGCGGGCACCTTTTATGCCGGCAGGTTTGATGCCCTTGCGAGAAATATTGACGCAGTTTGCTATTCAACAGGTCAGTTTTTGTTCTTATGCGTTACGCGATGGTATTTTGGCAGATTTATTAAAAAATAAAATGTGAGTTAATTGGTAATTCTTACATATCAGGACAATTAGATTGGGAATAATTATGTAAAACTCAGTAGTTTAAATACTGAATTAGGGAGATCAGCCACGATAAGGTAAAACGATTTTTTGATGTGTTAAGATACGTCCGGCCATTTCGTGGATCAATTCATTCAACCAAAATCCGGGTTGCAGATCTAACATTTGATCTAATGCATATACGCGTAGTTCGTATTGGTGAGTGCCACTTGGTGGTGTTGGTCCGTGGTAAGTTTGATTCAACAGAGGATCACTTTGATTGAGCATCGATCCAGCAAATGAGTTCTTACCCTGAAGCATTGTAAACGGCGGCTTTTGGCTGGCATTTTCAGGAATTTGGTGAATGTCGGGCGCAATATTGGCTACTGTCCAATGAATCCATTCAAAACCACAGACCGGGATAGAATCTGGATCTAAGAAGGTCAACGCTAACGATTTGGTTAATGCAGGTACGTCTGCAATCTCAATCGGAAAAGATGTCGCAGGATATTTATTTTGATATAAATCATTACCCGTCGCAAATTTGCCATATTTTTTGGGCAGTAATTCACCGATTAGAGGCACATTAATTTTCATATACAATCTTCCTTTGCTTAAATGTTATACTGAAAACAGTTTCTGCACTAAATTTTAACAATTTGAAAAGATAATGCAAACGATGAGATAGGCGGTGTGTCAAATGGATGAGTTACAACAATTGATTGATCAAGCGCAACAGGTGACTTTTTTGACAGGAGCTGGTGTGTCGACAGCTTCGGGAATTCCAGATTATCGATCGAAAACAGGTTTATATGCGGGAAGGCAGCGGCCTGAGGAACTGCTGAGTCATGACTACTTTGTCGCTCATCCTGACAAATTTTGGCAATTTGTCAAACAAAGTTTGTACTTTCCGGAGGCTCAACCAAATATTATCCATCAAAAAATGGCGCAAATTGCAGCCACTAAGGGACAGGTTATTACGCAAAATATTGATGGTTTGGATCACAAGGCAGGCAATCAACAAGTCATTGAGTTTCACGGTAATTTATATCAAACATACTGTACTCAATGTCAAAAAGATGTGCCATGGCAGGAATATTTGGCTGATTATCGTCATCCAGATTGTGGTGGTTTCTTGCGTCCACGCATTGTTTTGTATGGGGAAGGTATTAATGAACAGGTCGTCCAAAAGTCAGTACGTGCCATTCAACAAGCGGATGTCATTATTGTTGTGGGCACTAGTTTTCAAGTTTATCCATTTGCGGGTTTGTTGCAGTATCGACAACCTCAAGCTAAATTAGTGGCTGTGAACAAAACGCCGTTAGATGTTGGTCAACATGGATTGATGTTGACGGGTGATGCTGCACATATTTTTGCTCAACTTCATTAAATTCCAGTTTTTGGTAAAGATTTGCGCGATAGTAAGGCAATGCTATAATTGACAACAATACGAAAGAATTGAGGCAAGTAAATGTCTAAAAAACCAACATTTTATATTACGACACCGATCTACTATCCTTCGGGAAAATTAACGATTGGTAATTCTTATACAACAGTTGCTGCGGATACTTTGGCTCGTTACAAACGTTCGCGCGGTTTTGACGTCTTCTTTTTGACAGGAACTGATGAGCATGGTTTGAAAATTGAGGAAAAAGCTGAAGCTAATGGCATGGATCCCCAAAGTTATGTTGACAAAATGGCTGCGGGCATTAAGGAACTCTGGCAGCTTTTAGAAATTTCGAATGATAAATTTATTCGCACGACAGACCAAGAACATGTTGATGCTGTTCAAAAAATTGTCCAAAAATTAATTGATAGTGGCGATGTGTATTTGGGTGAATATCTGGGCTGGTATTCCGTTGAGGATGAGGAATATTTTACTGAATCACAATTGGCAGAAGTCTATCGAGATGATCAAGGACAAGTCATTGGTGGCAAAGCTCCTAGTGGTCATGAGGTGAAATTAGTTAAGGAACCATCATATTTCTTCAAAATGAGTAAATATGCGGATCGTTTGTTGCAATACTATGAAGATCATCCTGATTTCATTCAACCGGAAAGTCGCAAGAATGAAATGATTAATAATTTTATCAAGCCGGGCTTAGAAGATTTGGCGATGTCTAGAACTAGTTTTAATTGGGGCGTGCCGATTCCTAGTGATCCAAAGCATGTGGTTTATGTGTGGGTTGATGCTTTGTTGAACTATATTACTGCACTAGGTTATGGTAGCGACAATCAAGCTTTATTTGATCGTTACTGGCCAGCCAATGTTCATTTTGTCGGCAAAGAAATTGTGCGTTTTCATACCATTTATTGGCCAATTATTTTGATGGCGCTTGGTTTGCCTTTGCCAAAGCAAATTTTTGGTCATGGGTGGCTCTTGATGAAAGATGGCAAGATGTCCAAGTCGAAGGGCAATGTCGTTTATCCAGAAATGTTGGTGGAACGCTATGGTTTAGATCCATTGCGTTATTATTTGATGCGTGCGATTCCATTTGGCAGTGATGGAGTTTTTACGCCTGAAGATTTTGTGCAGCGAATTAATTATGATTTGGCAAACGATTTGGGTAACTTGTTGAATCGGACAGTATCCATGATTAATAAGTATTTTGATGGTCAGATTCCAGCACTAGTGTTGGGTCAGACTGCAGTAGATCAAGACTTGGAAAACTGTGCTGCCCAAACAATTGCGGATTACAATCAAGCAATGGATCAATTTGAGTTTTCCACAGCCTTAGATGATACTTGGAAATTTATTTCGCGAACCAATAAATATATTGATCAAACTCAGCCATGGATGTTGGCTAAAGATCCTGATAAAAATGAGGAACTTGGCAATGTGATGGCGCATTTAGCGGAAGCTTTGCGGATCATTGCCATTTTGATTAGCCCAGTGATGACGCATGCGCCGCAAAAGATTTTTGAGCAGTTAGGCTTTACGGCTGAACAATTCCAGCCGATTAGTTATGGTCATTTACCACAGCCTAAAGTAGTGGCACAACCGACACCGATTTTTCCGCGGTTAGATTACGATGAAGAAGTCGCTTATATCAAGGACAAAATGCGTCAGGAGCAACAAAAAGCGCAAGCTAATGGGACGCTCAAAGTTACTAAATCGGCGGCCGCAAAGCAAAAGCAAATTAGCCAAAAAGCTGAAATTAATATTGACGATTTTGATAAAGTACAAATTCAAGTCGTAGAAATTTTGGCGGTTCAAAAGGTTCCAAAGGCTGATCGGTTATTGCAATTTAAGTTGGATGATGGTAGTGGTCAAGAACGGCAAATTATTTCGGGAATTGCAGAATTTTATCCCAATCCACAAGAATTAGTTCATCAAAAAGTCTTAGCGATCACGAATCTGAAACCTCGAAAAATGCGTGGTGTAATTAGTTCAGGGATGTTATTATCCGCTGAACACAACGGGCAAGTGCAATTGGTCACGGTACCACAAGAATTAGTCAATGGCTCAGGTGTAGAATAGATGCAAATATTCGATACGCATACGCACTTGAATGATGATCCCTTGTGGGATCAAACACCTCAATATCTCCAACAAGCCCAGCAATTAGGCGTTATTCAGATGGCTATCGTGGGTTCAAATGCCAAATTTAATCAGCGAGCGTTGCAGTTAGCAAGACATTATGAACCTTTATTTGCGGTTCTAGGTTGGCATCCAGAAGATAGTGCGCATTATGACAAACAGGAACAAGAACGACTCATTACTCAGTTGCAAGATCCTAAAGCAGTAGCAATTGGTGAAATTGGTTTGGATTATCATTGGTCCCAAAATCCGGAACCCAAAATTCAACAGGCTGTTTTGATTCAGCAATTAGAATTGGCACAACAGTTCCATTTGCCAGTTAATATTCATACGCGAGAAGCTATGGCTGATACGTATGCCATTTTAAAGGATCATTTGCCGGATAAGGGCGTTATTATGCACAGTTTTAATGGTAGTGAAGCTTGGTTGGCTAAATTTTTGGAGCTGGGCTGTTATATTTCGTATAGTGGCGTGGTTTCCTTTAAAAATGCGCCTGAAGTTCGTCAAGCAGCGATCAAAACACCATTAAATCGGTTGCTAGTTGAAACGGATGCACCATATTTAACGCCAGAACCCCATCGTGGCGAATTGAATCAACCAGCGTTTAGTCGGTTTGTTTTGGAAGCAATTGCTAACTGTCGCGATGAGTCTTTAGAACACTTAGCACAAGTCACTTATCAAAATGCACATGAGGTTTATGGTTTAAATGAAAAAAATTAAAGAGGTAATTGTCGTAGAAGGGCGCGATGATACTGCACGTTTGCAGCAGGTTTTAGGGGATGTTGATACGATTGAAACTAATGGTTCAGCTATTAATGAGCAAACGATTCAATTAATTCAACAAGCTCAAGCCAAACGGGGCGTAATTGTTATTACAGATCCTGATTTTAATGGTGAGCGTATTCGTCGGAAAATTTTAGAGCAAGTACCAGATGTCAAGCAGGCTTTTTTGCGGCGTCAGGATAGCGTACCGGCTAATCATCATGGCAGTTTAGGTCTGGAACATGCTAGTGGTGCTGTGATTAAGCGTGCTTTGCAGGCCGTTTGGACGACGGATCAAGGTGGCGAGCAACTGATTTCACAGCAAGATTTATTAGATTTAAATTTAATTGGTGCAGCGGAATCACGGCATTTACGCGAACGAGTGGGCGATTTATTACACATTGGTTATGGTAATGCCAAGCAATTTTTGCGGCGTTTGGCCATGTTTCAGATTACATTGGTACAATTACAACAAGCAGTGCAGCAAGCAAAAGAGGAATTACATGGCAGTTGGGAAATTTGAGATTGCAGATCCTTTACGGACCCAAGCAATTTTGGCAGAGCATCAAATTCAAGCTAAAAAAAGTTTAGGACAAAATTTTTTAAAAGAACCAGCGGTTATTGATCAGATTGTTGCAGATGCTCAGTTGACTGCCAACGATATTGTTTTAGAGATCGGTCCAGGCATTGGCAGTTTAACGGAGCAATTAGCGAAGGTTGCAAAACAAGTTTATGCATTTGAATTAGATCAAAGTTTGATTGCGCTATTAGAGGAAAATTTGGCACCTTATGACAATATTCAAATTATCCAGGGCGATTTTTTGGAAGTAGATTTGGCGGCTTTTTTTGAGCAAAAGCAACTAACGGGGCAATCAGTGAAAGTTGTTGCTAATTTGCCGTACTACATTACCACGCCAATTTTGTTGAAGTTGTTGAATGCACCTGTTGCACTAGACAAATTAATTTTGATGATGCAAAAAGAAGTCGCCTTGCGCTTAACAGCTCAGCCAGGACATCGTGAGTATGGCTCTTTGAGTGTGGTTGTCCAAACCAAGTCGCAAGTTAAAATTGAACAAACTGTTTCGCATGCTAGTTTTGTGCCACAGCCTCAAGTAGATTCAGCCGTGGTTAGTTTTGATTTAGCACAGTTGCCTGATTTTGCAATTACAGATCGGTCATGGTTTGATCAAGTTGTAAAGGCGATTTTTAAGCAAAAGCGAAAGAATCTTTGGAATAATTTATTATCTTTTGTTGGTAAAAATCCTGAAAATAAAGCGAAATTAGAAACTGTTTTTCAGAAATTACGGTGGCAACATCAAGTGCGTGCAGAGCAGTTGAGTATTGAACAAATCAATACTTTAGCGCAACAATTGGCGTTGATCTTCCCAAAATAAATAAGAAAATTGAAAAAAAGATTGTTTAATGTTACAATTTATGCTAAAGGGGTTGAGTTTATGCCAACAACATTTGATTCAATTAAACATAAGTTGGATGATCATCTAGGTGAAAGTATCACGGTTATTGCTCAGGTAGGACGTAAAAAAGTTACTCGTCGTCATGGCAAATTAGCGGAAACTTTTCATTCAGTGTTTGTCGTAGATTTAGATCCTACTGAAAATTCTTTTGAACGTGTTTCATATAGTTATGCTGATTTATTAACTAAATCTATTGAGTTGTCTTTTGATTAATAGGTTGCCTTTTATGAAAGGGCAATCTTTTTTTGTGCCATTTCGAACAGTCTAAACGCCGATGATTTAAAAATGTTCGGTTTTTCTGTATAATTGAAATGTTAATAATCTCAAAAAAGTAGGTATGCTTTATGAAAGTTCGACGTAGCGAACGCTTAGTGGCTATTACTCATTATTTAGAACAACGACCTTACCAATTGGTTCCACTGACTTTTTTTGCGCAAAAATATAATTCAGCTAAATCGTCGATTAGTGAAGATATTACGATTATTAAGCGAGCGTTTTTGAATAGTCATTTGGGTGTTGTCGAAACGCTACCGGGGGCTGGTGGCGGCGTCTTGTTTACTCCCGGCATCGACCATCAAACTGCGGAAAGTTATCTGTTTGATCTGAAAGCTTTGTTGGCTGATCCGAAGCGAATTTTGCCCGGAGGATATTTATATTTGTCTGATATGTTGGGCAACCCCGCCACTCTCAAAAAGATTGGTCAGTTGATTGCCACTCAGTATGCTGGTCAAAAAATTGACGCCATTATGACGATGGCAACAAAGGGAATCCCGATTGCACACAGTGTTGCGTACTATCTGAATGTTCCGTTTGTGATTGTGCGACGGGAATCTAAAGTAACAGAAGGCCCTACTTTAAGTGTTAATTATGCTTCTGATTCTTCTAATTATGTCGAAAAAATGGAGTTATCTAAACGTAGTTTGAGCCTAGGCTCACGTGTTTTGGCAGTGGATGACTTTATGAAGGGTGGTGGCACGGTCAGTGGAATGCAAAATCTGGTGCAAGAATTTGAAGGTCAGTTAATCGGGGTTACCGTTTTGGTGGAAGCTAAAAGCCCCAATGATGATCTGACTAAAAAGATGACGACCTCGTTATTAAATGTTCAAGATTTGACGACTAGTTCGCAAGTAATTAACGTGTCCATGGGCAATTATTTGCAGCGCACAGATTTTGCTCGCTTTGAAACAAAAGATTGAGTGGTTTTCGACATTCATGTATGATAATAATGACAAGATTGATAAATTTGAAATGGAGCGAAGGAGTTTAAATGGCTGAGCGTTTGACAGTGATTTTAGCTGCGGGTAAAGGTACCCGTATGAAATCCAAATTATATAAAGTTTTGCACCCGGTTTGTGGTCGAGCAATGGTTGATCATGTGTTGACCCAAGTGGAA contains:
- a CDS encoding NAD-dependent protein deacylase, which translates into the protein MDELQQLIDQAQQVTFLTGAGVSTASGIPDYRSKTGLYAGRQRPEELLSHDYFVAHPDKFWQFVKQSLYFPEAQPNIIHQKMAQIAATKGQVITQNIDGLDHKAGNQQVIEFHGNLYQTYCTQCQKDVPWQEYLADYRHPDCGGFLRPRIVLYGEGINEQVVQKSVRAIQQADVIIVVGTSFQVYPFAGLLQYRQPQAKLVAVNKTPLDVGQHGLMLTGDAAHIFAQLH
- the metG gene encoding methionine--tRNA ligase → MSKKPTFYITTPIYYPSGKLTIGNSYTTVAADTLARYKRSRGFDVFFLTGTDEHGLKIEEKAEANGMDPQSYVDKMAAGIKELWQLLEISNDKFIRTTDQEHVDAVQKIVQKLIDSGDVYLGEYLGWYSVEDEEYFTESQLAEVYRDDQGQVIGGKAPSGHEVKLVKEPSYFFKMSKYADRLLQYYEDHPDFIQPESRKNEMINNFIKPGLEDLAMSRTSFNWGVPIPSDPKHVVYVWVDALLNYITALGYGSDNQALFDRYWPANVHFVGKEIVRFHTIYWPIILMALGLPLPKQIFGHGWLLMKDGKMSKSKGNVVYPEMLVERYGLDPLRYYLMRAIPFGSDGVFTPEDFVQRINYDLANDLGNLLNRTVSMINKYFDGQIPALVLGQTAVDQDLENCAAQTIADYNQAMDQFEFSTALDDTWKFISRTNKYIDQTQPWMLAKDPDKNEELGNVMAHLAEALRIIAILISPVMTHAPQKIFEQLGFTAEQFQPISYGHLPQPKVVAQPTPIFPRLDYDEEVAYIKDKMRQEQQKAQANGTLKVTKSAAAKQKQISQKAEINIDDFDKVQIQVVEILAVQKVPKADRLLQFKLDDGSGQERQIISGIAEFYPNPQELVHQKVLAITNLKPRKMRGVISSGMLLSAEHNGQVQLVTVPQELVNGSGVE
- a CDS encoding TatD family hydrolase, translated to MQIFDTHTHLNDDPLWDQTPQYLQQAQQLGVIQMAIVGSNAKFNQRALQLARHYEPLFAVLGWHPEDSAHYDKQEQERLITQLQDPKAVAIGEIGLDYHWSQNPEPKIQQAVLIQQLELAQQFHLPVNIHTREAMADTYAILKDHLPDKGVIMHSFNGSEAWLAKFLELGCYISYSGVVSFKNAPEVRQAAIKTPLNRLLVETDAPYLTPEPHRGELNQPAFSRFVLEAIANCRDESLEHLAQVTYQNAHEVYGLNEKN
- a CDS encoding Veg family protein, which gives rise to MPTTFDSIKHKLDDHLGESITVIAQVGRKKVTRRHGKLAETFHSVFVVDLDPTENSFERVSYSYADLLTKSIELSFD
- a CDS encoding Ppx/GppA phosphatase family protein; the protein is MTKIALIDVGSNSIRMAIYQIQNQQIIAEGQRYREFVQLAKGMTSDGCINDANFDAGVQALKQFRQVIDQNQVDQVIATATEAIRRANNQKAFLAAVQAQAQIKIQVLSGYQEAYFDSLAIQKAFPTDDFLFLDMGGGSFELGAVINQRLVKADSWSYGAVTLYDLLRQPDCLSRHQQQQLQKLLQPCWSEFKGLTASKLVVIGGVHQVLFEVMQLKANCWQPAQTITRWVERVQHNNLAANSALANMEFVRAPFMPAGLMPLREILTQFAIQQVSFCSYALRDGILADLLKNKM
- the purR gene encoding pur operon repressor, which gives rise to MKVRRSERLVAITHYLEQRPYQLVPLTFFAQKYNSAKSSISEDITIIKRAFLNSHLGVVETLPGAGGGVLFTPGIDHQTAESYLFDLKALLADPKRILPGGYLYLSDMLGNPATLKKIGQLIATQYAGQKIDAIMTMATKGIPIAHSVAYYLNVPFVIVRRESKVTEGPTLSVNYASDSSNYVEKMELSKRSLSLGSRVLAVDDFMKGGGTVSGMQNLVQEFEGQLIGVTVLVEAKSPNDDLTKKMTTSLLNVQDLTTSSQVINVSMGNYLQRTDFARFETKD
- the rnmV gene encoding ribonuclease M5 encodes the protein MKKIKEVIVVEGRDDTARLQQVLGDVDTIETNGSAINEQTIQLIQQAQAKRGVIVITDPDFNGERIRRKILEQVPDVKQAFLRRQDSVPANHHGSLGLEHASGAVIKRALQAVWTTDQGGEQLISQQDLLDLNLIGAAESRHLRERVGDLLHIGYGNAKQFLRRLAMFQITLVQLQQAVQQAKEELHGSWEI
- a CDS encoding YbhB/YbcL family Raf kinase inhibitor-like protein — protein: MKINVPLIGELLPKKYGKFATGNDLYQNKYPATSFPIEIADVPALTKSLALTFLDPDSIPVCGFEWIHWTVANIAPDIHQIPENASQKPPFTMLQGKNSFAGSMLNQSDPLLNQTYHGPTPPSGTHQYELRVYALDQMLDLQPGFWLNELIHEMAGRILTHQKIVLPYRG
- the rsmA gene encoding 16S rRNA (adenine(1518)-N(6)/adenine(1519)-N(6))-dimethyltransferase RsmA: MAVGKFEIADPLRTQAILAEHQIQAKKSLGQNFLKEPAVIDQIVADAQLTANDIVLEIGPGIGSLTEQLAKVAKQVYAFELDQSLIALLEENLAPYDNIQIIQGDFLEVDLAAFFEQKQLTGQSVKVVANLPYYITTPILLKLLNAPVALDKLILMMQKEVALRLTAQPGHREYGSLSVVVQTKSQVKIEQTVSHASFVPQPQVDSAVVSFDLAQLPDFAITDRSWFDQVVKAIFKQKRKNLWNNLLSFVGKNPENKAKLETVFQKLRWQHQVRAEQLSIEQINTLAQQLALIFPK